From Anastrepha obliqua isolate idAnaObli1 chromosome 3, idAnaObli1_1.0, whole genome shotgun sequence:
CCGCCGCTGGACCAAGGCATCAATACTGCTCCAGAGGGAAGTTGAATACATATAACTTATACAAGAAAATGCTTGTTTATACAGCATAAGATGTACTGACTATATGAACCGAGCCAAAAAAGCTATGGCATTTGCGGAAATCCATAAAAAATGGCAATAGAAATGGTTGGAGTTACACAAAACGACAtccaaaataaatggaaaaacctCCGTAGCCAATATATGAGGGAGCTACGGTTGATAAAAAactcgaagaaaaatggaagcgGCATCAATGAGGTGTACCAAACAAAGCTTTGGTGTTTCGATCAGCTCTCATTTTTAGAAGGCCATGTAGCCACTAGACAGAGCCAAGACAATATTGAGGTAATATTAAAATGCAATGTgttacaaattttaagaaaatacaaattgcgGTATCGTCAGACGTATACTATATGACTGATATGAAAGAATAATTAACatacgtcacaatttttttttttttcagatgcctTCTTCTTCGACTACCTCAACGTATACGGGTGCAGAAAATAGTAGCTCGAGCGTTAACGTCGAGCCatcgaaaaaaccaaaaaaggtaCATAACATtacgattaataaaaaaatatatcatataattgtttttttttttttaatagaaaagtaAGCAGTATAATCAAATGCATCAGGAGTTCTCTCAATTTAAAGAGATGATGCATAAAAAGAAAAGCTCCCGAAAATACGCCTGGTTGGGCACTTTGGTTGTAAGTCAAATGGAGGAGATAGACAACGACAAACAACAGAGCGCTGCTTGGGAAATCCAGACAGTTTTGAAAAGATATATTGATGAATCCAATCAGCGCACTCATTCATCATTACCAACTGCATCATCATCAGGCAAGGACTTGTTGCAGCTGTCTATGGAGGGAGTTTTTGACTAAGATGATTTTTGCTAGCAAAGTAGGTATAATTCATAAAACCTATGAGACATGTTTATGTTAACTTCCACTTTTTTCCGTTTCTAGATACTTGAACGCCAAAAAACTGATACTGGATTAAAAGCCACCAAATATGGAAACCTAAGTGCCTTTTGTATATAAGAGACTGTgtaatatatttaagttaagacGAAAggatttaattaatattttaagtaattttagtTATAcatgaagtatattttatttaatttttttttaatgaagtacaAAATctgatatacttatatacatttaaaaaaatttaaaatccaaatgaatttaaaaaaaaatatgagactGTGTTATAAGCCATAATTCTTATGTAGTTTAAGTAAATTAGTTATACATggagtatattttatttaatttttttttaatgaagtacaAAATCTgatataatatacttatatacattttaaaaaatttaaaatccaaatgaatttaaaaaaaaatatgagactGTGTTATAAGCCATAATTCTTATGTAGTTTAAGTAAATTAGTTATAcatgaagtatattttatttaatttttttttaatgaagtacaAAATctgatatacttatatacatttaaaaaaatttaaaatccaaatgaatttaaaaaaaatatgagactGTGTTATAAGCCATAATTCTTATGTAGTTTAAGTAAATTAGTTATAcatgaagtatattttatttaatttttttttaatgaagtacaAAATctgatataatatatattaatatacttatatacatttaaaaaaatttaaaatccaaatgaatttaaaaaaaaatatgagactGTGTTATAAGCCATAATTCTTATTTAGTTTAAGTAAATTAGTTATAcatgaagtatattttatttaattttttttaatgaagtacaAAATctgatatacttatatacatttaaaaaattttaaaatccaaatgaatttaaaaaaaaatatgagacCGTGTTATAAGCCATAATTCTTATGTAGTTTAAGTAAATTAGTTATACATggagtatattttatttaattttttttataatgaagtacAAAATctgatatacttatatacatttaaaaaaatttaaaatccaaatgaatttaaaaaaaatatgagactGTGTTATAAGCCATAATTCTTATGTAGTTTAAGTAAATTAGTTATACATggagtatattttatttaatttttttttttaatgaagtacaAAATctgatatacttatatacatttaaaaaaatttaaaatccaaatgaatttaaaaaaaatatgagactGTGTTATAAGCCATAATTCTTATGTAGTTTAAGTAAATTAGTTATAcatgaagtatattttatttaatttttttttttaatgaagtacaAAAgcttatatacctatatacatttacgttaataaaaaaaaaagaaattatttattatttaaccaatcCAGTTTGCCTATATACATTtacgttaataaaaataaaagaaattatttattatattatttaaccaATCCAGTTTGCcttcttcattgaaatatttaagaaatttttgacgAACATTCTCCGCTTCACCTTTTCTcggattatataatatattcgatCCAGTTGGGCAGTTATTGTTTACAGTTTCTACATTTCCGTTACCATCAGTGTATGTTTCGCCATTTTCAATTAGATAATTATGTAAAGTACAGCACGTTAGTACAATTTTCTCTACAGTGGCCACATTTAGATTTATAGGAGCAAGAAAAACGCGAAATCGGTTCGACAAAATTCCAAATGCATGTTCCACTACATGCCTTGCCCGGGAGAGTCTTCGATTGAACATTTGTTTTTCTTGACATTGCGTGTGGTAAGGATATGGCTTCATTAAATGCACCTGCAGAGGAAATGCATCGTCTCCGACTACAACATACGGAACGCTTCGATTGTTTCCAATTACAGCTGCTTTTGGTATTTCTTTCTCATCTTGAAGAACAGTACTTAATTTGCTTTGTAGAAAAACTCCAGCATCATTACTGCGACCGTTGCAACCCACGTcaacgaaaataaatttacaattagCATCCACCAGGGCTAATAAAATTATGCTGTTAGTGCCtttgtaattataataaaaagctCCGTCAGCGCGTGAGGGACGGAAAGTTATATGTTTTCCATCTAATGCGCCAATGCAATTGGGGAATTGCCACTTAACCGCGAATTCTGTTGCTATAGCCTCCCATTCGGATTTGCTGCTCGGAAACTGcgaaaaaatttggtattaattgcgaaatatttattatattataaaatgtatccATACCTTTAAATATGAcgattttaatttgttaaacaaaGCACTGCATACCTCGGGAACTATCTTGCAAATTGAGGATTTGGATATTCGCGTCTGGTAATCCAAACTGGCGTAAGACTCCcctgaaaataaataacttcTTATAACAATACTACATATATCACCATCTCTTTAACTCACCAGTGCTGAGAAACCGCAGCGTCATTGCCAATTTTTCTGCTGCGGGAATCGCGTTTCTCATTGAAGTATCAGAACGTTGAATATCATCTGCAATTAGCGATAGCAAGTAATGAAATTGTCCATTTGACATCCGTAGATAATTCTTATAGCTCTGCTCATCGTGCACCAGCAACTCTTTGTTTAAAAAAGCGAATGAGCCGTGATCGCATCTGTTTTTTCGCCATTCTTTTATCCATTGCCGCTTGGACCTCTTGATAGGCAACAATGAAACTTTTTCGTCCAAATTTGCTAATCCTAATTGGAGTATACTTTAACAATTTAATGCGCACATTTTACAAGCATGTAGATGCTTACCTAAAAGTATTTCTTCTTTATCGCTGTCAGAGTCTAATTCCTCAGCCTCACCAATGCATTGCCATATGCTTTTAATCAGTTCACATTTTTCTTCGTAATCCATATTTAAGCGCAataaactaatatatttcttcacaatataaaattcaaacaaatcacGGCTATACGAATGAGAGAAACGTCAAAATATGCTAACGATTGTTGccgaaaacatttttgcccgtgtgtccgcgaatgagacatgaaaagagaatttccagtgtctcccttccagatgtctccgtgtgtaaatggggtgTAAGCAAACCGATATGCGACAAATATGTAACAACAACTAACTAACATGTAAAGTTCTAAGAACTAAAGAGAGTTTATTGGaattgtatgtacacatattgtATAAATTCAGTTATGCTTGAATAAATACGGCACTTGAAATATTAGAGTAAAGGCGAGCAGTCGCGGCTTCGTTTTTATTATACATCGAGATTAACAGGTGGCAAAAAAGCTTGCCATCTTCAAACATTTGGTGACCCCGACGTGATTAATTTCACGTTTTAGTACATCGTCGCATAAAGCATCATTTACCTGTTATTCGAACAGTAAATTAGCATCAGTTATATCGAACCATTTAATTTGTCGTTATTGGAATCGCATTTTATTTATCGCTATCAAATCAACATTTTTCGTCATTTGAAGGCGCAACTGGCACAGCTATATTATTGGGCGTTCATTGGAAGTCTCGCTTGACCTTCAAATCGTGAGCCAAGCTGTGAAGATCTTGCTGGTGCGTTGTACATGGAAGGCGCAAGCGTCAGTAGCAACAATGTATTTTTCTTCGGATATCGTACCGGGCTGCGCATTTGCACATTTGGCAGCAGCACAATCATTATAGCTAACATTTCATCGTATTTTCGGAAGCGCAGGAAGGTTTCTACATCGGCACAATTAACAGGAGTACTTTGATTGTTGTCATCGCTATATCGCTTTTAGGCACCAGGCAGTCGAAGCATATCGCAGGGAACAGTTTTTTTGTTGGTGGATCTAttcgtaaaattttctttacgCTGCGGCGCACAAACATACGAACGGTGGACAGCGGAACTTGAAGCCTGCATACAGTAAAATGCCAAAAACACACGAACAGCGTGATACAAGCGTCCCAGTAGGAAACTCGAGCGATATGTTCTTAAGACGAAAGAGCTTATGGTTCCTCAAACAAATCCGCACATTGAAGGTCGAAGCGGACGAGAATAACTTTCAAGGCCTTGATGATTCAACACTGGCAGTGAAGTTGGAGCAACTTGACAGACTACAGACTCAATTCGAAGAAACGCAGTCTCAACTTGAGAGGGAAGACATCGCGGAAATTGAAGGCGAAGCAAGGGTGATATTTTCGGAGGCATATGTGTCCTTCAAAGCGAACATTACCAAGGTACTTAGCTCGCGTTCAATATCATATGCTACATCATCTACGCGCAACTACTCTATGGTGGACGAACTAGGTGGGCACACATCATCGCGTCCAAATAAATCGAGTTTGCCGGCTTTACAGCTGCCCCGATTTAACGGAATGGTTACAGAATGGCCGGATTTTTGGGCCATGCTTCATGTTATCGTAGGTCAAGAATCGACACTGACCAACATCGAAAAGTTCCAGCACTTGAGGTCATGCCTAAGCGGCATCGCATTGGATGTAGTCCGTTCCTTTGAAATAAATGATGCGAATTACGAAAAAGCGGTAAAATTATTAAAGGCAAGATTTGACATTAAGAGAGTTCAATTTCAGGCACACATCAAAGATATTTTCGGGCTGGATAAAGTGCCCGATGGTTCAGCAGTTTGCTTACGGGAGCTCAGCGACAAGGTCACTAGTCATCTGCGTGCATTACAAACCATCGCCACAAATGAGGAGTTGCTGGATGGTTTACTCACGCATTTAGTCATCAGCAAGGCAGACATTGGTACTCAAGCGAAATGGGAAGAAGAAGCACCAACTCAAAATTTGCCTTCGTGGGATCTTGTTGCCAATTTTTTGGAAAGGAGAGTTCGCATATTGGAAAGCGTCAATACAATTACTGCAGCCCCCACAAAACAGGCGACAAGTAGAAAAAATAATCGTAGTCAATCGTTTGTTACCACTAGCGCCatcaaaaattgtgtattttgcAATGCAACTCAACATACAATCTTCACTTGTTCtctatttttaaacctttcacCTTCGTTACGCTTTCAAGAAGTTAAAAAGTATCAACTTTGCATTAATTGTCTAAAAAAGGGACAtgtcgtcaaaaattgtaaGTCAAGCAGCTGCAAGCATTGCTCAGCTAAGCATAATACACTTCTTCATTTTTCGCAATCTCCGCAAACAATTTCGCAAGACACAGGTGCACCTCCTAGTGCCAAGACATCCCTTGTCGTAGGGCATCCCGAGCAGACCTTTCACCCATCTCCTAAAGGTGTAGTAATGCTAGCCACTGCCATTGTGATGCTAAAAAGTCGTCAAGGTACTTTCATATTATGCAGAGCCCTACTTGATTCCGCTTCTCAACTTCATTGCATAACAGCAAATATGGCTAATCAGTTGCAAATTAAGAAGTCAAAGGCTACTACACATATTTCGGGAATCGGTCAATCAGACATAACCTCGAGCGAGTATGCAACTACGCTATAACAATCGGTAGATCGTACATATTCAACACCTATTTCGGCCGTTGTTGTGCCAACAATAACCACATATCAACCTGAAGCAAACATCTCGAACGTCGAATGGAAGATTCCATCCAATATCTCGTTAGCGGATCCATCTTTTTTCAAATCCCAGAAAATTGATCTTTTGATCGGAGCTAGTCTGTTTTTTGAGCTGCTATGCGTAGGACAAATTCGCATAAGCAAAGGCCTACCGGTACTGCAAAAAACAAAGTTAGGTTGGGTCGTGTCAGGAAATTTCGATTGCTCCTCAACTAAATTTGTACACTCCGTTGCTATTAGGGAATGCACATCTGATCGAATGGATTGCGACCTTAATGAGTTagtcaaaaaattttgggaGGTAGAGGGACACACTATGCAAAATGTGAAGCGTTCTAAGGAAGATTTGGCCTGTGAAGAACACTTTATCAACAATTATTGTCGATTAAATTCAGGAGAATACTTAGTTAGTTTGCCTTTTAAATCAAGTATTTCGCAATTAGGCGATTCTTATTCGCAAGCAGTacgtcgttttcaaaatctCGAGAAAAGATTCACACACAACTCCGAGTTAAAGGAACAATATTCTAAGTTCATAACTGAATATGCTCAACTTAAACATATGTCACCGGTAGGAGTCATTCCCACGGGTATTCACACAAACTTCCTACCTCATCACTGCGTGATAAAGGCAGACAGCACCACCACTAAATTGCGCGTAGTATTTGATGCGTCCGCTCCCACCAGTTCTGGATTTTCGTTGACCGACCTGTTGATGTCAGGTCCAACAATACAATCCAGATTAATTGACACGTTGTTAAGATTTCGATCGCACAAATTCGCTTTGACAGCCGACATTTGCAAAATGTATCGGGCCGTCAAGATATCCAAATCTGATAGTTTTTTGCAGTGCATATTATGGCGCGATAAACCCAACCAGGAGTTCAAGATATATAAGCTAGATACAGTCACTTATGGTACCAAGCCCGCTGCATTTCTGGCCATTCGGGCAATGCAGCAGCTCGCAATTGAGGAAGCAAGGAACTATCCCC
This genomic window contains:
- the LOC129240478 gene encoding uncharacterized protein LOC129240478, which produces MDYEEKCELIKSIWQCIGEAEELDSDSDKEEILLGLANLDEKVSLLPIKRSKRQWIKEWRKNRCDHGSFAFLNKELLVHDEQSYKNYLRMSNGQFHYLLSLIADDIQRSDTSMRNAIPAAEKLAMTLRFLSTGESYASLDYQTRISKSSICKIVPEVCSALFNKLKSSYLKFPSSKSEWEAIATEFAVKWQFPNCIGALDGKHITFRPSRADGAFYYNYKGTNSIILLALVDANCKFIFVDVGCNGRSNDAGVFLQSKLSTVLQDEKEIPKAAVIGNNRSVPYVVVGDDAFPLQVHLMKPYPYHTQCQEKQMFNRRLSRARHVVEHAFGILSNRFRVFLAPINLNVATVEKIVLTCCTLHNYLIENGETYTDGNGNVETVNNNCPTGSNILYNPRKGEAENANWIG